Proteins encoded by one window of Gemmatimonadales bacterium:
- a CDS encoding ORF6N domain-containing protein, producing the protein MAIVPAERIESAIHVVRGQRVMLDADLAVLYGVTTKRLNEQVKRNLARFPEDFMFRLTADEAATLKSQFATSSADWGGRRKLPNVFTEHGAVMLASILNSPTAVETSVQIVRAFVRIRLMLASNAELARKLEDLERRYDSQLRVVFRAIRDLMVPVVPRRKRIGSATRGPTHRHRRIIHARHPPRRPIRFAPGRHRIGSM; encoded by the coding sequence ATGGCCATTGTTCCAGCCGAGCGTATCGAGTCCGCCATCCACGTTGTGCGGGGTCAGCGGGTCATGCTGGACGCTGACCTCGCGGTCCTCTACGGGGTTACGACCAAGCGCCTGAACGAGCAAGTCAAGCGCAATCTGGCGCGGTTTCCAGAGGATTTCATGTTCCGGCTCACGGCTGATGAAGCCGCGACCTTGAAGTCGCAATTTGCGACTTCAAGTGCCGACTGGGGCGGACGCCGGAAACTGCCGAACGTATTCACGGAACACGGTGCGGTCATGCTTGCCAGCATCTTGAACAGCCCAACGGCGGTCGAAACAAGCGTACAGATCGTGCGTGCCTTCGTGAGAATTCGGCTCATGCTGGCTTCGAACGCCGAACTGGCGCGAAAACTGGAGGATCTCGAGCGCCGCTACGATAGCCAGCTTCGGGTCGTATTCCGGGCGATCCGCGACCTCATGGTGCCCGTCGTGCCCCGTCGGAAGCGGATCGGTTCGGCGACTCGCGGCCCGACCCATCGCCACCGTAGAATCATCCATGCCCGACATCCACCTCGGCGGCCGATCCGGTTTGCTCCGGGCCGGCACCGTATCGGGAGTATGTAG
- a CDS encoding Smr/MutS family protein, whose protein sequence is MPRQPRYSSHDALLDARPAVTLDLHGRTEAEARAAVEKLVRGSGASGKVVHIITGKGKSSRGSPVLKNLVRGMLKGSLAPLVREWDLDDGEGGYRVLVR, encoded by the coding sequence ATGCCTCGCCAGCCGCGGTACTCTTCTCATGACGCACTGCTCGACGCGCGGCCCGCCGTGACGCTCGACCTCCACGGCCGCACCGAAGCCGAGGCGCGAGCCGCCGTGGAGAAGCTGGTGAGAGGCTCCGGCGCGAGCGGCAAGGTGGTGCACATCATCACGGGGAAGGGGAAAAGCTCCCGCGGCTCGCCGGTGCTGAAGAACCTGGTTCGCGGCATGCTCAAGGGGTCGCTGGCGCCCTTGGTCCGCGAATGGGACCTCGACGACGGCGAGGGCGGCTACCGTGTCCTCGTTCGCTGA